Proteins from a genomic interval of Afifella aestuarii:
- the rnhA gene encoding ribonuclease HI codes for MSDKDTDKDAIVIHTDGACSGNPGPGGWGAILQYRGVEKELCGGEGETTNNRMELTAAVEALGALKRPSRIALHTDSEYLRQGITSWVKNWQKNGWKTAAKKPVKNVDLWQALTAAIKQHDVEWHWVRGHAGDEMNERADALARKGMAPFKNGGRKAGTPRS; via the coding sequence TTGAGCGATAAAGACACCGATAAAGACGCTATCGTCATCCACACCGACGGCGCCTGTTCCGGCAATCCGGGACCGGGCGGATGGGGTGCCATCCTGCAATATCGCGGGGTGGAAAAGGAGCTCTGCGGCGGCGAAGGCGAAACCACCAACAATCGCATGGAGCTGACCGCCGCGGTGGAGGCGCTCGGCGCTCTCAAGCGGCCCTCGCGCATCGCGCTTCACACCGACAGCGAATATCTGCGCCAGGGCATCACAAGCTGGGTGAAAAACTGGCAGAAGAACGGCTGGAAGACAGCCGCCAAGAAGCCGGTCAAGAACGTCGACCTGTGGCAGGCGCTGACGGCTGCGATCAAGCAGCACGATGTCGAATGGCATTGGGTGCGCGGCCATGCCGGCGACGAGATGAACGAGCGGGCCGATGCGCTTGCGCGCAAAGGCATGGCGCCGTTCAAGAACGGCGGAAGGAAGGCCGGCACACCACGCTCTTGA
- the thrB gene encoding homoserine kinase — protein MAVYTEIGDGELQAFLKDYELGTLLAFKGIAEGVENSNYLLHTDAGFYILTLYERRVKAEDLPFFLSLLEHLAARGIVCPTPLKGRDGVALRELGGRPAAIFSFLDGMWVRRPQTVHCAELGRALAQMHEAGRDFPMHRANALTVADWRPLHERAYEAASEPDESLHAFLSDELDFLENNWPKDLPSGVIHADLFPDNVFFLGDALSGLIDFYFACNDFFAYDLAICLNAWCFEPETTFNVTKAHALLSAYEKSRPLTQEEREALPILARGGALRFLLTRLYDWNTTPPGAFVTRKDPGEFVRKLRFHRSVRSSSEYGFDL, from the coding sequence ATGGCAGTCTATACGGAGATTGGGGACGGCGAGCTTCAGGCGTTCCTCAAAGACTACGAGCTCGGCACGCTGCTCGCCTTCAAGGGCATCGCCGAGGGCGTCGAGAACTCGAATTACCTTCTGCACACCGATGCCGGCTTCTACATCCTGACGCTCTATGAGCGGCGGGTGAAAGCCGAGGATCTGCCCTTTTTCCTGTCGCTCCTCGAACATCTGGCGGCCCGCGGCATCGTCTGTCCGACGCCGCTCAAGGGCCGCGACGGGGTGGCGTTGCGCGAACTCGGCGGACGGCCCGCGGCGATCTTTTCATTCCTCGACGGGATGTGGGTCCGCCGGCCGCAGACCGTTCATTGCGCCGAGCTCGGGCGGGCGCTCGCCCAGATGCACGAGGCGGGCCGCGATTTTCCGATGCATCGCGCCAATGCGCTGACCGTCGCCGACTGGCGGCCGCTGCATGAACGCGCTTACGAGGCGGCGAGCGAACCCGACGAGAGCCTGCACGCCTTCCTCTCCGACGAGCTCGATTTTCTGGAAAACAACTGGCCGAAAGATCTCCCGTCCGGCGTCATCCATGCCGATCTTTTCCCAGACAACGTCTTCTTCCTCGGCGACGCGCTGTCCGGCCTCATCGACTTCTATTTCGCCTGCAACGACTTCTTCGCCTACGACCTCGCCATCTGCCTCAATGCCTGGTGCTTTGAGCCGGAGACGACCTTCAACGTCACCAAGGCGCATGCGCTCTTGTCGGCTTACGAAAAGAGCCGGCCACTGACCCAGGAGGAGCGCGAGGCGCTGCCCATTCTGGCGCGTGGCGGGGCGTTGCGCTTTCTCCTCACCCGTCTCTACGACTGGAACACCACACCGCCCGGCGCCTTTGTTACGCGCAAGGACCCGGGAGAATTCGTGCGCAAGCTGCGCTTCCATCGCAGCGTCCGCTCGAGCAGCGAATACGGCTTCGACCTTTGA
- the ispH gene encoding 4-hydroxy-3-methylbut-2-enyl diphosphate reductase, translated as MTKPQITLHLCAPRGFCAGVDRAIQVVEEALRRYGAPVYVRHEIVHNRFVVETLKEKGAVFVEELDEIPETEQPVIFSAHGVAKRVPEAATARNLFYLDATCPLVSKVHKEAILHERRGREIVLIGHAGHPEVEGTMGQLEPGTVTLIETPEDARAFTPKDPENLSWISQTTLSIDDTAEMVEILKERFPSIAGPQKGDICYATTNRQEAVKAVAPTVERMLVVGAPNSSNSRRLREVAERSGCPKAMLINRAAEIDWADFDGISRVGLTAGASAPEVLVEEVVAAFRERFDLKIELVTTAEEDITFLLPRALRDQAAA; from the coding sequence ATGACCAAACCTCAGATCACACTTCATCTTTGCGCCCCGCGCGGTTTCTGCGCCGGCGTCGATCGTGCCATCCAGGTGGTGGAAGAAGCGCTGAGGCGCTACGGCGCTCCGGTCTATGTCCGCCACGAGATCGTGCACAACCGCTTCGTCGTGGAGACGCTCAAGGAAAAGGGCGCCGTCTTCGTCGAAGAGCTCGACGAGATTCCGGAGACCGAGCAGCCGGTGATTTTTTCCGCGCATGGCGTCGCCAAACGCGTGCCGGAAGCGGCGACCGCCCGAAACCTCTTCTATCTCGACGCCACCTGCCCGCTCGTTTCCAAGGTGCACAAGGAAGCGATCCTGCATGAGCGCCGCGGCCGTGAGATCGTGCTCATCGGTCATGCCGGCCACCCGGAGGTCGAAGGCACGATGGGCCAGCTCGAGCCCGGTACGGTGACCCTGATCGAGACGCCGGAGGACGCGCGCGCCTTCACGCCGAAGGATCCGGAGAACCTCTCCTGGATCAGCCAGACGACGCTCTCGATCGACGATACGGCCGAGATGGTGGAGATCCTGAAGGAGCGCTTCCCCTCGATCGCCGGCCCGCAGAAGGGCGACATCTGCTACGCCACCACCAACCGGCAGGAGGCGGTGAAGGCCGTCGCCCCGACGGTGGAACGCATGCTCGTCGTGGGCGCACCGAATTCCTCCAATTCCCGGCGCCTTCGCGAAGTCGCCGAACGTTCGGGCTGCCCCAAGGCCATGCTGATCAACCGCGCCGCGGAGATCGACTGGGCCGATTTCGACGGCATCAGCCGCGTCGGACTGACGGCCGGCGCCTCGGCTCCGGAAGTTCTGGTTGAGGAAGTCGTCGCCGCCTTCCGCGAGCGCTTCGATCTCAAGATCGAGCTCGTGACGACGGCGGAGGAAGACATCACCTTCCTGCTGCCGCGGGCCCTGCGCGACCAGGCTGCAGCGTAA
- a CDS encoding SURF1 family protein produces the protein MRSLRRLLVPGVLVVVAVAILVSLGNWQLRRLAWKEDLIAQVAERPSLPPVPEEAIFTGDIADLHYRRIELSGHYLPEKEVRVFTSLPLGDARGPASGPGAWIMTPFALDAGGTVLVNRGFVPDRAEWAPPPEGSVEISGLIRPDDPPTWLTPDNKPGEDLFFSRSIAAISAAEDLARPVAPMTLDLLASPDGPALPQAGETRMSFPNDHLQYALTWYGLAIALVAVFLMFAAPRLRGERAENDMQSGLR, from the coding sequence ATGAGGAGCCTCCGCCGCCTCCTCGTCCCCGGCGTTCTTGTGGTCGTCGCCGTCGCCATCCTCGTCTCGCTCGGCAACTGGCAGCTCCGGCGTCTCGCCTGGAAAGAAGACCTGATCGCGCAGGTGGCGGAGCGGCCCTCGCTGCCGCCCGTGCCGGAGGAGGCGATCTTCACCGGCGACATCGCCGATCTGCATTACCGCCGCATAGAGTTGTCGGGCCATTACCTGCCGGAAAAGGAAGTGCGCGTCTTCACGAGCCTGCCGCTCGGCGATGCGCGCGGACCCGCCTCCGGCCCCGGCGCCTGGATCATGACGCCGTTTGCCCTCGATGCCGGGGGCACGGTTCTCGTCAATCGTGGCTTCGTTCCGGATCGGGCGGAATGGGCGCCGCCGCCGGAGGGCTCCGTCGAGATTTCGGGCCTCATCCGCCCCGACGATCCGCCGACCTGGCTCACACCCGACAACAAGCCTGGCGAGGATCTCTTCTTCTCCCGTTCGATCGCCGCGATCTCGGCTGCCGAAGACCTCGCCCGGCCGGTCGCGCCGATGACGCTCGACCTTCTCGCCTCGCCCGACGGGCCGGCCCTGCCTCAGGCAGGCGAAACGCGCATGTCTTTCCCCAACGACCATTTGCAATATGCGCTCACCTGGTATGGGCTCGCGATCGCGCTCGTTGCGGTTTTCCTCATGTTTGCCGCCCCGCGTCTGCGCGGCGAAAGGGCTGAAAACGATATGCAATCGGGCCTGCGGTAA
- a CDS encoding DUF983 domain-containing protein has translation MTSEAIPTKSPDPVSAGLRGRCPRCGQASIFDGFLKLKEACPACGLGYGFADSADGPAFFAMTFVGFLVAGAAVIVELAYTPPFWVHIVLWLPIVLVLCLVLLRPLKGLAVALQYANKAKEGEIDRSGQ, from the coding sequence ATGACGTCCGAGGCGATCCCGACCAAATCCCCCGATCCGGTTTCGGCCGGACTTCGGGGGCGCTGCCCGCGCTGCGGTCAGGCGAGCATCTTCGACGGCTTCTTGAAGCTCAAAGAGGCCTGTCCCGCCTGTGGGCTCGGCTATGGCTTTGCCGATTCCGCCGACGGGCCAGCCTTTTTCGCCATGACGTTCGTCGGCTTTCTGGTGGCGGGCGCCGCCGTCATCGTGGAGCTCGCCTATACCCCGCCCTTCTGGGTGCACATCGTTTTGTGGCTGCCGATCGTTCTCGTTCTCTGCCTCGTCCTGCTCAGGCCCCTGAAAGGTCTGGCCGTGGCGCTGCAATACGCCAACAAAGCGAAAGAAGGCGAAATCGACCGCAGCGGCCAATGA